The genomic window GATAGATGTAAGCACAAACTAGAAAAAGGCTGACAAAAGAAACCATTAAAATAATCCATATTGGCCTCTTCAAAGGAGAGCGATGGCGAGATCCAGGCAAGATCTTAGTATCACCCATGCTACCTAATCGCCACTCCTTAGCTACCTTCATCTAGTATAAACAAAAGAGCTCTATATTCATGTGTTTCTCCTTTGTTTCAGTTTCCTCCTCAAGGTAATCAATCAGTATCCAACAACCAACCCCAGATTCTTCAATGGATCAATGTAATGTGATCTGTAAAAAGAAACCATAggtgaaaaagaaaggaaacgGAGGGAACAAATCGGCAGCAAAGAGGCATAATGGACTGGGAGGAAATCGGCAGAAAACAAAAGCAAAGAAATAAGGAAGGAAATCGGAtgaaggaacagaagagaaacaagGGGATGGGGGGAGGGCAAATCAGGGAGGTGATGCTCAATCAGTAGCTAATCTGGGCAAAGAggggggaatagaaatcggtggatttcaCCGATTAAGAAGGTAATGGATTAGATGCGTATTGccaatacatcaaaccaaacgACGTGTTAGAGAAGtattaggtggggcccaccgattaggggtgtattggcttagccaatacaccaaaccaaacaagctGTAAGTTTGTTGATGGTAACCTGTAATTagtttaggggaaaataaaaatcaatttactctctcttttaaattaattctaattctaGTATTATAAGAACagcaattataaaattaaattaaattaataaaaagcaTAAACAGACGAAAAATTGAAATGACTGGAcaaaaattatgatatttacgTATTGTTCGACTAAAGGCTAGATgtgttcatgggtcgggtcggacccaataaaaattttaagcctatttGCTAGGCCTGGTTCAGTCTGAAAAATGGACTTAAAAATTTACCCAAAcccaatttaaataaaattgctaaaatttGGGCCTAACCCCGCctgtattactttttttttatatattttaaaaaaaaacaatgtatcaaaaatactaaaagcattaaaataaatatttttcaataaattaaaaataaattaaaaattttatgtatacttaaataatactaagataggtgcaacttaacaagcaaatgcctctaaaatagtaacaaaattaacaataaagcaagagttatacaatatccaaataataacaataaaataataacaataaaatgatagcaaaataataataaaaataacaagaaaacacTAAAAAAACAACCTTTTTTTTGCATATTCGGTCCAGGCTCGaataaaaaaatcttacccgaggcccagccattttctaaacgggtctTTTTTGTCAAAACTCATTTTTTGGGCCTAAATTTTTATCCAAATCCTTCTAATTTTCGAACGAGGAACAAATCTACTATAAACTCACATATGTCAATTGTACATATTGAGACACAAATTTGAATACTTAAGGTTTAAAACCTTAACTTTTGCCAACAATACTAATGTCTCGTTGGCAAGTTTAATTTAGCTTTTGTCCCTaaaatttaggatttatttttttaattttaattttatataatttaattcttttacttttataatattattagcaAAACCAAACTGATAACATACACAGTTGATGTCATTAAAGTGGTGATGTAGATTTTCTTTTACTCTTATTCAGTGGCATAGTCAAAGAAGATCCAATAAATCATATTTAActaatagtaatttttttaaagttattaatttagtttaagcccTTGTAAgcataatttaaatgaaaatttacatttttggcCTCTGATAGATGATTgtggattattttaatgcaattttttaattttgactccttaaaaatttataattttatctcacCCCTTCCCCTCAATTTTTAACAAAagcaattaataatattatcgaTTTGGATttgttaataatattataaaattaaaagatcaaattatgtcaaaatagaAAGTAATATAAAAATTAGTAGTAAAATTAGATGTTTAAATAAGTATGGAGTAGAGATGTTACCATTGCTCAGGGTAGATATGAATGGTAGCAAAATCAATCTCTGGGATCTGGTTATTGGAAATGAAATCAGTCCCTGTGAGAGAACTATTTGGATTGTACTGTTTCTTGGCTGCCATTGATGCTCCATAAAATCCTTCAAGTCCAATTTCCAGTAGATGGTGATTATCAATGGACTTAACATGTGCAGCCATTTCTTTTAACCAGTTCTGTAAAGTGTAAAGATAGTTAAGCCAAAAAGACATTCAGCTGAAAATGGGAATGTATCTAGATATATATTGTATTTAAGATTTGATTGAATTTTTGTTATCCATAAATTGTGTCTCAATTTTgacataaaattatcaaaaattcattGTTTTTATAAAACAATTGATATTATCTTGATGGCAGTTTTGTCTTTTCATATAAACTCTAGAAAAATACTTACATCTGAACTTAAAATATTGTGATCTTTAACATCTCAACTTTACCATTTAAACCAAATCATATttgattattatataaattatttaaattcgtTACATAAAATTTTCACTCATATCTTGGATGTGCTATAATCTACTTGTCTACAAAGTATTTGATTTAGTTGGTGTCGTGACACTAGAGGTGCTTATGGGTTGGACTTACCCGGGTTTGGGTCGGACCCATGCAAAGTATCTAGACCAATTTTTCAAGCTTAGGCCTGAACAACCCCAAAAAAGGGGCTTACTTTTTTTTCCCAAGCTTGGTTCAATTTAAGAAAGGTAAACCCAGGTCTAATCGGGCCCGTccatacttaattttttttagattagtttttatttaaaaataattttaaaaaatacattaaatgcactaaaaaaaagctaaaataaaagttttatagCACATTAAaaactatttatattaaaaacaaaacatttctataaatataataaatgttttattatattaaaaaataaaattaaatataataaatattttattgtattaaatatatattttaaaattttatattttaggttgggttatttagttgggtaagttatttttaggttttgggtaatgagtttaattgttattagattagtgatttaatataaaaataaatatataataattatttaacatatataattaatataatattttttattacataatatATTCTGGTCGAGTTCAGACCAGAAAGTCTTACCCAAATCCCAACCCATATAGAAGACGAGCTTTAAATTTTACCCAAACTCATTTTTGGGCATCgtattttgtccaaaccctctcaTTTTCCGAGTGAATCTTCAGACTGACCCTATCTATGAGTAAGTCTACATGAACCAACTAGACTTGCTCATGAGCTGGGGCACTTGGCCCGACCCGAAGGTCCACCCAAAAAGTGGGaagatttggaaaaaaaaaaggtccgttttaaatatgttatttttttgttattttaatgatattttattgttgttttctctctattttgctactatttcactattatgttactactattttgttgttattgtttggatattgtataacaattgttttattgttaattctgttattattttagagacattttttattaagttgcatctatcttaatattatttaagtatacatattttttaaaatttattttcaatttgtttggaaatatttattttaatatttttagaatttttgatgtattatatatatttaaaaattatgtaaaaaaatataatatagacGGGCTAGGCCGAGTTAGGCCGAATCAGGCccatattttagtattttatccTGGTTGTGCTTGggcaaatttttaggcccatttttcgggctGAACCCGAACTTACCAAACAAGCCTAAATTTTTGTTTGGGCCGAACCCGACCCATAATCACCTCTAGAACCAACTTAGTAAATTaactagaaaatattttattttagattgagTGAAGTGGGGGCAGAAAGCTTTTTTTAGAGGGAAATTGAACAAGTAATAGAATTATTTTTAACAAACAGAAACAACAAAAGAAGCAAAATTGGGAGGTCAGTATCATCATCAACCCACGAATATTCTCTTTCTCTATATGCCACTTTCATAGTTTCTTCATATGATTCCCTATGGAGTTACATGCATGTACTATACTTAGAAATGAGATTAATgtaattattttgttttcattACTGTCTTGTTCTCGGTGGAAttgtctttttttaatatttattatatttattctatGAGGATATAGATTCGAATTGCGGAAACACGTTTgagaataataaaattttgagaagtTGTGAATACAAAACAAAGCAATTTTGAATTATGCATCAAGGCACCCGAATAAAAAGGTCCAACTTGATTGTGACGAAGGTAATAGATcagctaaattaaattaaatattttattgttaaataaataaatttagttcttatactattaaaaagaatcacaAAAGTAAAAATTGTAATGaagttaacatttattgtttaaaaaaatatttttcaactgcagttcaatttcaaataaaagatacattaaatgatttttttaaatggtaAATGTTAACTTTATccaatttgaccttatttggttcttttttaatagtacgagtctaaattaatctatttaatagtaggactaatttgattaggTCTCTAAAATAGAGGGACCTCCAAGTTACATTCACCCAAAAGCAAGACTCAACATGTAATGAGtaaaggttaaattttgctattagtacTTGCACTTTGTGAAAATTATGGCTTTAGTcctttgtactttaatttgataaattttagtacatgtacttttcgaattttgaaaatttagttcTAACCGAAACAGCAGCAGTTGAATTCGCTTGGTGAAATCCAATTACTAGTATTGTACTATGCGTACAGTTGTAGATTTGGTTCATATTCTTCAATTGGATTATTTTAATTCCTTATACTTTGtgaattttgaaaactttgtctTAACACAAATAATAGTCGTTAatctattaattgaatttttagcgagtgatatgtgaaaataacaaactgatgtgacattacacatataataatatgtttcTCACATTCGATTTTGAAAATTAGAAaacttgatttaataaatttaacagtgATTATTTGATGAgaacttgaatttttaatttgaaaaggcAACgactaaaatgaccaaattaaagtataagtgttaaatccacaactttcgtAAAATACGTACAATAATAACAGAATTTAACCGATGAGCACAACTAGCATGAAATGGATTCCAAGCAGTGAGAGACGAAGAGATAATTGAAACCTGAAAACGAGCCCCCGAAGGGTTAGTGGGGCAATGAGGTTCATTGATGAGCTCCCAAGCAAAAATGCATGGTAGGATCATCTTTATATAACACTCCGGTAATTGTGTTATTTCTCGTCAACACTGCCTGCAGAATTATATTTTTCTCACGATCCATAAGTTAATACAGAATTGCAAATATACCcccatatttttcaattaaaagaACCCTTATCAATCACCCCCCTAAAAGAATGAATCCACTAAAATATTCCCTGCCTGCAAACATAGTTATCAACCCTAATATTAAATATCAAAGATCTTATCCTCTTATCCAAAAAGGAAAAGGATAAGGTAAACcactaaaatagtcacttttatttgtttCAGGtgacattttagttacttatgtttgaaatgctacattttagtcacttacgttattgttttgttacgaaatgATCACTCTGCCGTTAAGATCTGTTATCTCCCAAATGACAGTCCGGTGTGAcagttaaaatgagttttaaattcTAAAGTGGATGTCCAGCTTAAACTATTACTTTTACCTCATTTTACCTCAATTAATAGTTTAAGTACCACTTTTGACAAAAAAAGTACATAAGTGGAAAAAATGGAATAATTTAGGGGTCAATTTGAAATTAAGCCAAAAAAATACAAGTACCTTAACGTGATTCTTGTAGTATTCTTTAACAAGTGAGTTTGTATAAAAGTCATCTTCATTTTCCAGGTCCTGACCTCGTTGCTTTGCCCATTGAACATATTTTCCTTTTCCtccaaaatctttaaaattattcactaaactcaaaatcaagtgaaTTTTAAACTTCTTTGCTTCTGCTACAACAAAATCCAGACCctgtatatatatagtaatgtTAGCTATAATGGCCAGTGTATCCGATAAtaataccaaaaaataaaataaaaattatacctTGAACACGTCTTCATTGTAAGAACCAGGAGATGTTTGAAGAGGCATGTAATCACCATCGTTAAAAGCCCAAGTTCTTGCAATGTTCATGCCGTGCTTGGAGGCTTGTCGGAATGTGTTTGTGACCTTGTCTCTTGTTGAAGGGTCTGATGCAAATATCATCATCCAATAAGCATTGAAGCCGTTTAAGTAAAATGGGTTTCCGTTGATGACGAAGTTGGTTCCTTTTGTTTGGACGAAGGAACTGCCGATTGAGTGATCAGCCGCAGCATGGTGGGTTTCACGGAGGAAGGTGGTTGATGTTAGGGTTAGCAAGATGAAACAATGGAACCAATGGTTTCGTTTCCTATTGGTTAACGACAATGCAGCACAAGAAAATATAGTCATGATTTTACAGTTcggagaaaagaaaatggaagttGGGAGAGATGGGAAAGGTTGTGGAGGGTAAATGGGTTTAAATAGAGAAAATTGGTATTTCTTCCATGGTAAACTGCATcattagttactaaattatggataagtttttgttttggtcacttaactaaaaaataaaaatttggttactaaattatttgaaagttttcatttatgtcactgaactatttaaaagtttttatttaagtcactgggtAGTTAAGTTTTTTTGGAAAAAAGGTTTAGCCAGCGAGCTCTAAGTAATGATTTGATGATCGGTATAGTAGATCAATACCCATTGACGAGTAGTGGAACATACATTAGATCCAAGTCAATTTGACGGTCAATATCATAAATcgaagttgtttgaattttgattcatagattcatgacgtctaaagttgtttcatgaaaagaaaaactaagttgtagtagagaagaagaaaaaaactttCGATTGATACAGACAATATGAACATAAAAaggtataatattaattttaacatCTCGATGCTTAAATCAAAATTTCTGAATAATTctataatcaaattaaaaacattgttactactaatttttttatttaaatttctataaGACAACCTGATAAAATAAGACAAATTATCTATATTTGTTATATGGTAGTCCTTGATTTATTACCTAAGGCGTATCAATTTATGTGACCTAAAGAATCGAATGCATTAACAAAGAACAGCTAGTAGCAAGTCTAGAGTGACGTGCCACAAACATGTTGAGTTCCTGCTAAGGTTTTCAAATTGAATTCTTGGATAGAATTGATTAGATCAAAAATCGATTAGAGTATTAATTTAGAGTAAAAAGTTAGTTGATTGACTCACAATTTGATACAAATTATTGAATTGGACTAAAAAAtcaaccaaattaaaaattaaattatttttttcttattttttaaatttatttaattaaactaatttagTGTTGAAAACTTTGATTGTTGGTTAAAGATATTACCATGAACCGATCTCAATGTGTCTTCAATTCTAAGCCCAATTCATCAAGTGGCTTTAAGTTTCGACATTTTTATTAGCAACAATGTTTGATGTATTGTCAATGTATGAGTTTAATACACCTAACATTATTATGGAATATTTCATTCCACctcatcattaaataaaataaaaattgtgaaaaatgattatttaattccataaatATTAGTTAAAAGATAATTGTTTGGTACAttgatttacaaaaaaaaaattaatcccatAAATGAGATTAAAAAGTCTCTAAAtgatgttaatttatatttaaatatttttaaataaatctttCTTGTAGGATTAAAAGAAACCGTTAAAGTATATGAGAGGTCCTTGCATTATAGAAACTGgatcaatttagttcttatattgttaaaaagaatcaaataagttcAAATTGTAACAGAGTTAACATTTACTGTATAAAAAATGTCTATTATTCGTTTCAGTTGTGGTTCAATTCCAAATAAAAGATTTCGtttacaaaatcataaaaaagttttaaaatgttaactcttttaaatagtaaattatattttttaaacctGAAATATTAACTCTATTCTAATGGGGCATTTTtggattctttttaataatacaatgactaaaatgattcatttaatattatatgaattaatttgATTAGGTTCCTATAATAGAGGGACCTCTCAAGTATATTCACCATTTTGTATAAGATTAGGCTTGAAAATTTTACTAATCCATATTTCAGGCCGAGCTGGACAAAGAAAATATCTAAAACCACTATTATTTAAGTCTGGCCCATAAACACCTCTAACCATAGTCCTCGAAAAAAAGCCTGACGTGGGCCAAAACTTAGAAACCCCATTTCACGTAATTTTGGGGCCTATAAAACCCATTTCATTTCGGCCCACCATATGGATATCGACATGAAATAAATCTAAATTTGGCGCGCATTCCTCAATCCAAATTTGAAAAACGAGAGGATTTTCTCTTTTGAGCATTCGcctcaattttcaactttcaacttcGATTCTCGCTCTCACTTTCTCTGCGGTAAGAAATTTTTCTTCATGATTTAATTGTTCGATTAATTTTATAACGCGAAgagattttttctttttccttttcttcaatcaaaattTCCTTCACTTTTTGGTTTTGATGATGAGAGATATTCAGTTTTaacttttaaggataaaatggAAAGTGCAACGAATGAAGCTTCGAGAAAACGCATGAAACCAGACGTAAAAGCTTCCTTGATTTCtcttcttattttttctttattttctttttattttcaatcaaattagtATGTGATTTTGTTCTAAAACGTTAGGTGGGAGAAAAACAAGAAGATCACATAAGCAACGGAACTGTTATGGAGGAAATAACAGAGAAAGAACAATCTGAGGCAATCATCGTTGGATCTGAAGAAATGGAACTCAATATCTCTCACATTCTTGAAAAGATCGAGCGCTTCACTCAACTGGTAACTGTAATTTTGCATAAGCAGTTAGTTATTCACAAtagttttaattatttcatttcctttttaataatttcatggAGGTCTCGGAGCTGTTAGAATCAGGAAAATCAATGTTCAAGGAATTGAGTAACGATTTTGAAGAGCGGCTGATCATGTAAGATTCTATACCTATTACTTATGTATTCAAATCTAAAATCGGAggagttttatttaaaaaaaaattgttttattttaatatttttttgaaggaTACATAAAGAACAAATGGAGAAATGGCAGGAAGAGATCAAGGAACTGAGACTGATAGATGCATCAAATGAGGAGGCAACTGCTCTGTTGAGTAATGCTCGTTTTTTACTTCAGAATCCCTTTTCTGAATCTTGAAAGGTAAAATCTCCTAAGGTAATCCAATTCCAACtagcattttctttctttcttttcatggAAATCAAGTGAAGTGAGATTTGTTAATGCAAGTAATTAGATTTAATCAATTTGAATAGTAGATTAGTTTCAAACATTTTGAATCCTTGATTCCTTACCTGTTTGGCTAATGGAATTATAATATGCGAAAATTGTTTGTGAGGCAGTTTATTCATATGTAAATTCAGCTCTTAGCAATAGATATGATGATTCGGATCCATATATTCATTGATCTTTTCACTATTAAGCAGACAATTTTCTTCCCTTTAAGCCATGACTTATTTTGTTATGTTAGTtgtgtatatatttaaaaagatCATTCTGCTATTAGTAAATATAATATGAGTAATTTGTAGATTTAAtttgtggtttttttttaaatttcagttttgacccaaataataattttttttatgtctaATTTTGCTATTAGTTTCACACCgtatataagttataaaatatagaTTTAGTCTCTCTAATCTAATTttcactttttatattttttggattttgaaattttagtacaGTAGTTATTAATTCATTAACTAAAATCAATCACTTTTTAGtgaatattatgtaaaaatattttgACATGACACTGTGTATGTAATAATACATTTGTCatataatattttagaaataacataatttaacttaatgaatctaatgattattgtttttttagtaagaattaaaattttaaaattgaactaattaagtTTTAGCTCAATTGACATTGTTGTTAGTGCAATAAGACTTGAATTCAAGTATactgaaatatgtttatttatttttttaaataaaagatagaTTATAGTTAATTTTAGAgagtatataaaaaaaactttaaaatttaaaaattttcatatattaaaaataacgGCAGATTAAATGATGCTAATGGTAGAAATTGatcatttaaaaacaataaaaacaaaatacaatttctcttaccatttcaattGAAGAACGTGAAATCATGTGCGAGCAATTGAATGGATCCGAAAGTTGGATTCGAATATGGTATCAGGCATGTGCTACATGGGTGTAATCCATTAGGACAAACTGTGCTGTATGGTTCCActtattaacaaaataattttccCCCTCTATAATTTTCCCCCTCTATAAATAAGAAGCCAATATTTGCAGATTCTTAGTGGTTGCCATGTAGTGTAACTGCAGCTATCTTTCCTTCTTCTCTCTtccatatttttatatacataattaATCGCaattcaaaaatatgatttttatataatattgaacaaattaaaaataattaaaattggcACTCGTAATTTGTTTAACCCTATTGTTTGTataaaaatttagtctttatataatatcatttgagggtattttagtctttatattttaaaaacacaaataaaaaatttacatgggATGAGATTTGAACCCGTGATATTCATATGAATAAAACATTACCATTACCACTAAATTaaatctttattttaatattaaatttactttttaatattattatgcatattttttttaccttaatCAGTTGTATATATTGTAATATTGTTGATTTAATTGGTGTTAGTAGTCAACTCGACTTTAACTCAAGATTGATGATAGcatcatgataaataattgtactgcatttaacattcttaaaatgatatatttatgtgcttaaatttcattttatttacaatttaatctattttattaattagttttaaattaaatattttattattaaaaataatgtctTCTAAGTATGTAGTTTTCACATACATATACGTATGATAAAAGTtctaatatacataatatatgattgttgtatatatataaatgaatcaTGTATCAAAAACAGGAAGTAAACATAAATTGGAATTTTTTTGAGTTGACTTTGATTTTCTAATTTTAGTTACAGAATATCCTTTCAATTTATTGTTTAAGAACAAATTCCATCATTGTATTTATTAGGCCTATTTTCAATTTTGGTTAGGGCAATTTACCAAAAAGag from Gossypium hirsutum isolate 1008001.06 chromosome D12, Gossypium_hirsutum_v2.1, whole genome shotgun sequence includes these protein-coding regions:
- the LOC121224544 gene encoding mannan endo-1,4-beta-mannosidase 4-like; translated protein: MTIFSCAALSLTNRKRNHWFHCFILLTLTSTTFLRETHHAAADHSIGSSFVQTKGTNFVINGNPFYLNGFNAYWMMIFASDPSTRDKVTNTFRQASKHGMNIARTWAFNDGDYMPLQTSPGSYNEDVFKGLDFVVAEAKKFKIHLILSLVNNFKDFGGKGKYVQWAKQRGQDLENEDDFYTNSLVKEYYKNHVKNWLKEMAAHVKSIDNHHLLEIGLEGFYGASMAAKKQYNPNSSLTGTDFISNNQIPEIDFATIHIYPEQW
- the LOC107947535 gene encoding uncharacterized protein isoform X1 gives rise to the protein MESATNEASRKRMKPDVGEKQEDHISNGTVMEEITEKEQSEAIIVGSEEMELNISHILEKIERFTQLVSELLESGKSMFKELSNDFEERLIMIHKEQMEKWQEEIKELRLIDASNEEATALLSNARFLLQNPFSES
- the LOC107947535 gene encoding uncharacterized protein isoform X2, giving the protein MEEITEKEQSEAIIVGSEEMELNISHILEKIERFTQLVSELLESGKSMFKELSNDFEERLIMIHKEQMEKWQEEIKELRLIDASNEEATALLSNARFLLQNPFSES